A window from Citrus sinensis cultivar Valencia sweet orange chromosome 3, DVS_A1.0, whole genome shotgun sequence encodes these proteins:
- the LOC127900919 gene encoding kunitz trypsin inhibitor 5-like, producing the protein MKTPFVMAISFLLLAFAAKPLVGSRLHDINGDDVRADQEYYVLESGNGRGLTTLRHRGDSCPLDVAQVTSAPRTGKPLKFKAYNSSRFIYEAVDLNVKFSIVDSCSDSLVWKVDNYDEERGKWFITTGGNEGDPGAKTLLNWFKFERIGTSDPATYRIVYCPSVCASCLFLCQNVGVSFEDSARRLVLKADYEPVFPVVIFPAEGAAKCES; encoded by the exons ATGAAGACTCCTTTTGTGATGGCAATCTCCTTCCTTCTTCTTGCCTTTGCCGCAAAGCCTCTTGTGGGAAGCCGTTTGCATGATATCAATGGCGACGATGTCCGAGCAGACCAAGAATACTATGTTTTGGAAAGTGGCAACGGCCGTGGTTTAACCACCTTGCGGCACAGAGGCGATTCCTGCCCACTTGATGTTGCCCAAGTAACATCCGCACCACGTACAGGAAAGCCTTTAAAATTCAAAGCGTATAACAGCAGTCGTTTTATCTATGAAGCCGTGGATCTGAATGTGAAATTCTCGATAGTCGATTCCTGCTCTGATTCACTAGTATGGAAGGTTGACAACTATGACGAAGAGAGAGGAAAATGGTTTATAACAACTGGTGGAAATGAAGGAGACCCTGGAGCTAAAACTTTGCTAAACTGGTTCAAATTTGAGAGAATTGGGACAAGCGATCCAG CCACATACAGGATTGTTTATTGCCCTTCAGTTTGTGCTTCCTGCCTATTTCTCTGCCAGAATGTTGGGGTTTCTTTTGAAGACAGTGCTCGACGTTTGGTTCTCAAGGCGGATTATGAGCCTGTGTTTCCTGTTGTTATATTCCCGGCTGAAGGAGCAGCTAAATGCGAGTCTTGA